Genomic window (Luteitalea sp.):
GAACTGACGGCCGATGACCTGCACGCCGAAGCCCAGTGTGACCAACCGGGGGTCCGAGTAGACAACGTGCATCGCGCCGCGATGCTTGGGCACCTGCGGCAGGAAGTTGCCGACCAGGACCGGGCTCGCGTCGAACTCTCGGACCGTCGCGTGGTTGAAGAGATAGCCGCCCGAGAGCCGCCACGTGGATCCGAGCCGGTACTCCACGTCGGTCTGAAGACCACGAATCCTCGTGCGCCCGAGGTTCTGGCGCTGTCGGACGTTGGTCGCCACGGTCACGTTAGAGACCGGGTTCTTCACGCGATTGTCGTACCAGGTCGCGCGCACGGTCATGTTGCGCGAGGCCGCGACGTTCACACCGGCTTCTCCGCCCAAGAGACGCTCTGGTCCGAGATCCTCGTTCGCCCGCGTCAAGGTGGCACCGACGCGAAACTGCCGGTACAGCTCGTTTAGCGTCGGCGCGCGGAATCCCCAATTGATGGCACCCCAGGCGCTGATGCGATCGGTGAAGCGATACGACAGCGCCCCACGCGGGCTGACAACCGTATCGCTGCGGGTCGGCAACAGCGGCCGGTGTTGCTCGGTCGGCTGGCCGGTCGCGACCGACGTCTCGAGATGGTGACCGTCGTAGTTCCTCCAGTGATCGACGCGGGCCCCGAGCGTCACGTTCAGGTTCGGCCTCGGCGTGAAGATATCCTGGACGAACACACCGACGCTGCGCTGTGTCCCGCCCGCGACGCGCTCGGTAACGACCGATGTGCCGGTCTCGAAATCGAGCACGCTCTCCTCGCTGTCGCCATCTACCCAACGCCAGTCGGTGCCCGCGGTGACGTAGTGCAGGCCCCCGACGGCCTTCGACCACTGCGCCATGCCACCAATGCCCTTCGAGGGCACCTCTTGATCGAGCGCCATCCGACCGATTGACCTGGTCGTCAAGTCAGGAACAGCCAGGAACGTGCTGTGAAAGGTCTCGAAGTCGGCGAACAGACGTACCTGTAGGTCGCTTTCACCAGGTAAGGCGAGGCGCACGCCGCCGTTGAGGGACGTCCATGTCGTGTCGTTGGCCTCGGGATCGCCCGTGAAGGTGCTGACCTTGCCATTGTTCCGCTCCTCGCGGAAATAGCCTGCCCGCGCGAATGCGCTCATCCGGTCCGTGGGACGGTAGTCCACTTTGACATTGACGTTCTTGAAGTCCACGCGCGCATTCGTGTCGACGGCGCCGCGCTCGGCGGCCACGACGCTGGGAAATCCATCGGTGTCGAACAGACTGCCGTCGACGACCACACCGAGGTTGCCCCGAACGTCGCTGCCGAAGAAGTCCAGCTTGGGGCTGCTTCGGTTGCCATACTGCGCCTTGAGCTCCACCGTCCGCGCGGCTGCACGGCTGCTCATGACGTTGATGACCCCTCCCATGGCATAGTTGCCATACAGGCTCGAGCTCGGTCCATCGACGACCTCGATCCGCTCCACGCTGTCGATGGGCACACGCGTCCAGTACACCCAGCCACCGAACGGGTCGTTGAACGGGACGTTGTCAATCAGGACCAGCGTGCGACTGACACCGCTCGGGCCGATACCGCGCAGCGACACGCCCTGCGCCGTCGGATGCGACGACAGGCTGCTCGTGCGGCGAAACAGACTGAACGTCGGAAGCTGACGCAGCACATCGTCGGCGACAATGGCCGCCGACGCGCGCAGCTCGTCACGGTCGAGCACGTTGACGCTCGCCGGAGTGCTGCCCAACCGCTGCTCGCTCCGTGTCGGTGTCACGGTGAGCGTCTCGAGCAGGCTGGCGGGAGACAGAACGACCTCGATCTCGCTCGCCCCCGTAATCGGTTGCTCGCGCGCCGCGAAGCCGCCAGCGCGCACGATGAGCGTCGTGCCGTCGGCGACGTTGTCGAACGCAAAGCGGCCGTCCGGTCCGGTCACCGTCTGCTGCTCGACACCGTCGCTCGTCTGCAGGATCACCGTCGCGCCCGAGACGGCACCGCCGCTCGTGTCCCTGACTATCCCGCTGAGCATGTCTGCTCCGCCTGCCTGCATCATTGACAGAGCGACGACAAAAGCCAGTAGCATTGCTGCACTCCGCTACATATACGCCCCGAGAATCTCGGAGCGTTGACAAGGTGAAGAAGATCGGTCGCCTGAGATGGCAGCTCCGTCTTCTTCAGCCCTGCCTATTTGTACAGCAAAACGCCTGGCACACCATTTTCGACGTCGACGATGGTACGGCGCGTTCGCCGAACGCGCCGTGAGCCATGGTAGGGCCGCCTCGGCGAGGCGGCCCTACCTAGAATTCCACGCGGAGCGTGAGAGCCAGGATGCGCGGCGGGATGACGTCCACGTACCTGCCGGTGTCGGTGCTGTTGATGATGGAGTTGTTCGCGCCCGTGAAGTCGAAGTCTGCGTCGAGCTCGGTGAACTCCACCTGGTTGAATAGGTTGTACGCCTGGAACTGCAGGCGGATGTTGGCGCTCGGGCTCAGCACGCGCAGCGGAAAGCGGCGCTCCAACGTGAGGTCCCACGTGCTCCAGGACGGGTGGCGCAGCATGTTGAGCGGCGCGTTGCCGAAGTTGCCTTCGGTTGCGCTGACTGGCTGCGCCATCGCGAAGGCGTCCGGGTTGAAATGGACCGCAACCGCCGGATCGGGGTCGACCGTGAAGCCGCTGTCGATCGACTCACCGGTCAGCATGCAGCGCGCCGCTTCGTCCTCGCCGGTGACCGCGGCGAGCCCCGTGAGGGTCGGATCGGAGTTCGCAATACCAGCATTGTTCGAGCTGCACGTCGGGTTGACCGGCGCCCCGCTCAGGAACTTCGTCACACCGGCCACGAGCCAGTCGCCGAGCACGGCCTTGAGGATCGGCGTGTTCGGCGTGGGATTCGGCACCATGTAGCTGTAGTGCACCACCAGGTTGTGGGGCCGGTCCAGCTCTGTCGGCCCCCAGTACCGCGCCCGCAGCGCCTCCTCTCCTCCGAGCTGCTCCGTGTACGGATCGTAGCCCTGCAACCCTCTTCCCCTCGAGTACGTGTACGCCGCGCCGAACTGCAAGCCACCGGCCAACCGGCGCTCCACTTTCAACTGCAACGAATGGTAGGTCAGCGAGTCCACGCCGCTGACTACGTCGCCAACCTCGCCGATGGCGAGACCGATCATCACCACGATGTGGGACACCACCCACATCCACGATCGTGCACGTCTCCAGATTTTCAGCATGTCCCCCTCCCACATCTCTTCATGCAGTCGTCCCCGAGCAGGCGTTCATTCCACGATGCGGGAAGAACGCCGCGCTCACTCCCTCACGATGCAAGCTCGATCTTGCGTGGTCGGCCGCCGTGCATCCCGGCGCCTCGTTTACTTCCGCATGCAAGTTTTTAAAGACCGGAACACAACGATCACACCGTCGCAACCCTGATGTGCGCCGCGGCGAGATTTTTCGCCGCGCCGCCCTCGCTGAGTGCACGCCGCTGCTTGTCGTGTGGAGAACGTCGACGTCGTGTGGGCGTCCTGGCGCTGTTCAGGCGC
Coding sequences:
- a CDS encoding TonB-dependent receptor, whose product is MLLAFVVALSMMQAGGADMLSGIVRDTSGGAVSGATVILQTSDGVEQQTVTGPDGRFAFDNVADGTTLIVRAGGFAAREQPITGASEIEVVLSPASLLETLTVTPTRSEQRLGSTPASVNVLDRDELRASAAIVADDVLRQLPTFSLFRRTSSLSSHPTAQGVSLRGIGPSGVSRTLVLIDNVPFNDPFGGWVYWTRVPIDSVERIEVVDGPSSSLYGNYAMGGVINVMSSRAAARTVELKAQYGNRSSPKLDFFGSDVRGNLGVVVDGSLFDTDGFPSVVAAERGAVDTNARVDFKNVNVKVDYRPTDRMSAFARAGYFREERNNGKVSTFTGDPEANDTTWTSLNGGVRLALPGESDLQVRLFADFETFHSTFLAVPDLTTRSIGRMALDQEVPSKGIGGMAQWSKAVGGLHYVTAGTDWRWVDGDSEESVLDFETGTSVVTERVAGGTQRSVGVFVQDIFTPRPNLNVTLGARVDHWRNYDGHHLETSVATGQPTEQHRPLLPTRSDTVVSPRGALSYRFTDRISAWGAINWGFRAPTLNELYRQFRVGATLTRANEDLGPERLLGGEAGVNVAASRNMTVRATWYDNRVKNPVSNVTVATNVRQRQNLGRTRIRGLQTDVEYRLGSTWRLSGGYLFNHATVREFDASPVLVGNFLPQVPKHRGAMHVVYSDPRLVTLGFGVQVIGRQFDDDQNIRVVPGEGAPGLPGYAVVDVTASRDVGRGLQVFVGAQNLLGQEYFVGTNPTTIGSPRLVHIGVRARFAGR